The following proteins come from a genomic window of Meles meles chromosome 1, mMelMel3.1 paternal haplotype, whole genome shotgun sequence:
- the ATP13A2 gene encoding polyamine-transporting ATPase 13A2 isoform X2 yields the protein MSADSSPLVGSTPTGYGTLTIETSVDPLSSSVSSVRLSGYCGSPWRVIGYHIVVWMMAGIPLLLFRWKPVWGVRLRLRPCNLARAETLVIEIRDKEDNSWQLYTVQVQTEAVSEGSLELPAQGPEDGRSQAAVGTVPEGAWKDTAQFCRSEEAHRTLRYYLFQGQRYVWIENQQAFCQVSLLDRGRTCNDVHRSCSGLSLQDQTVRKTIYGPNVISVPVKSYPQLLVDEAFSIGLWLADRYYSYALCIFLISTASICLAIYKTRKQSQTLRDMVQLSARVCVCRPGGEKEWVDCSELVPGDCLVLPQEGGLVPCDAALVAGECVVNESALTGESVPVLKTALPEGPVPYCPETHRRHTLFCGTLVLQARAFVGPHVLAVVTRTGFCTAKGGLVSSILHPRPINFKFYKHSMKFVAALSVLALLGTIYSIFILHRNRMPLNEIVIRALDLVTVVVPPALPAAMTVCTLYAQGRLRSQGIFCIHPLRINLGGKLQLVCFDKTGTLTEDGLDVMGVVPLKGQAFLPLVPEPRRLPMGPLLRALATCHALSRLQDTPVGDPMDLKMVESTGWVLEEGPAADSAFGTQVLAVMRPPRQEPQLQGLEEPPVPVSILSRFPFSSALQRMNVVVAWPGAAQPEAYVKGSPELVAGLCKPETVPPDFAQRLQSYTAAGYRVVALASKPLPVAPSLEAAQQLTRDTLEQELSLLGLLVLRNLLKPQTTAVIQALRRTRIRTVMVTGDNLQTAVTVAQGCGMVGPQEQLVIIHATPPERGQPASLELLPLEPSAAVNGAKDPDQAASYAVEPDPRSSHLALSGSTFGVLMKHFPKLLPKVLVQGTVFARMAPEQKTELVCELQKLQYCVGMCGDGANDCGALKAADVGISLSQAEASVVSPFTSSMASIECVPMVIREGRCSLDTSFSVFKYMALYSLTQFISVLILYTINTNLGDVQFLAIDLVITTTVAVLMSRTGPALALGPARPPGALLSIPVLSSLLLQVALVAGVQLGGYFLTVAQPWFVPLNQTVPAPDNLPNYENTVVFSLSSFQYLILAAAVSKGAPFRRPLYTNVPFLVALALLASILVGLLLVPGLLQGPLALRNITDTCFKLLLLGLVAFNFVGAFMLESVLDQCLPACLRRLRPKRVSKKRFKQLERELAEQPWPPPAGPVR from the exons ATGAGCGCAG ACAGCAGCCCTCTCGTGGGCAGCACGCCCACCGGCTATGGGACCCTGACGATAGAGACATCTGTAGATCCCCTCAGCTCCTCAGTTTCATCCGTG aggCTCAGCGGCTACTGTGGCAGTCCATGGAGGGTCATAGGCTATCACATCGTCGTCTGGATGATGGCGGGGATCCCTTTGCTGCTCTTCCGCTGGAAGCCGGTGTGGGGGGTGCGGCTGCGGCTCCGGCCTTGCAACCTGGCCCGCGCAGAAACACTCGTCATCGAAATAAGAGACAAAGAG GATAATTCGTGGCAGCTGTACACTGTGCAGGTGCAGACTGAGGCCGTCAGCGAGGGCAG CCTGGAGCTGCCTGCACAGGGCCCGGAGGACGGCCGGAGCCAGGCAGCGGTGGGAACAGTACCAGAGGGCGCGTGGAAGGACACCGCCCAGTTCTGCAGGAGTGAAGAGGCA cACCGGACGCTGCGGTACTACCTCTTCCAAGGGCAGCGCTACGTCTGGATCGAGAACCAGCAGGCCTTCTGCCAAGTCAG cctgctGGACCGCGGCCGCACCTGCAACGATGTGCACCGCTCCTGCTCTGGCCTCAGCCTCCAGGACCAAACCGTGAG GAAGACCATATATGGCCCCAACGTGATCAGTGTGCCGGTCAAGTCCTATCCCCAGCTGCTGGTGGACGAG GCCTTCAGCATTGGGCTGTGGCTGGCCGACCGCTACTACTCGTACGCCCTGTGCATCTTCCTCATCTCCACCGCGTCCATCTGCCTGGCGATCTACAAGACCAGAaag CAAAGCCAGACTCTGAGGGATATGGTGCAGCTGTCGGCGCGGGTGTGTGTGTGCCGGCCCGGGGGAG AGAAGGAATGGGTGGACTGCAGCGAGCTGGTGCCCGGAGACTGCCTGGTGCTGCCCCAGGAAGGCGGGCTGGTGCCCTGTGACGCGGCCCTGGTGGCCGGCGAGTGCGTGGTCAACGAGAGCGCTCTGACAG GGGAGAGTGTCCCAGTACTAAAGACAGCCCTGCCGGAGGGACCCGTGCCCTACTGCCCGGAGACCCACCGGCGGCACACACTCTTCTGTGGGACCCTCGTCCTGCAGGCACGGGCGTTCGTCGGACCCCACGTCCTGGCAGTGGTGACTCGAACAG ggttctgcacagcaaaaggagGTCTGGTGAGCTCCATCTTGCACCCCCGGCCCATCAACTTCAAGTTCTACAAACACAGCATGAAGTTCGTGGCTGCCCTCTCAGTCCTGG CTCTCCTCGGCACCATCTACAGCATCTTCATCCTCCACCGCAACCGG ATGCCGCTGAATGAGATCGTGATCCGGGCTCTGGACCTGGTGACGGTGGTGGTGCCCCCCGCCCTGCCGGCCGCCATGACCGTGTGCACACTCTACGCCCAGGGCCGGCTCCGGAGTCAGGGCATCTTCTGTATCCACCCGCTGCGCATCAACCTGGGGGGCAAGCTCCAGCTGGTGTGTTTTGACAAG ACGGGCACCCTCACGGAGGACGGCTTGGATGTGATGGGTGTGGTGCCCCTGAAAGGGCAGGCGTTCCTGCCTCTGGTGCCAGAGCCCCGCCGCCTGCCCATGGGGCCCCTGCTCCGAGCGCTGGCCACCTGCCATGCCCTCAGCCGGCTCCAGGACACCCCCGTAGGAGACCCCATGGACCTCAAGATGGTGGAATCGACTGGCTGG GTCCTAGAGGAGGGGCCGGCTGCTGACTCGGCCTTTGGGACGCAGGTCTTGGCAGTGATGAGACCCCCACGCCAGGAGCCCCAACTGCAGGGCCTG GAGGAGCCCCCAGTGCCCGTCAGCATCCTCAGCCGCTTCCCCTTCTCGTCAGCCCTGCAGCGCATGAACGTGGTGGTGGCGTGGCCAGGGGCCGCGCAGCCTGAGGCCTACGTCAAGGGCTCCCCTGAGCTGGTGGCAGGCCTCTGCAAGCCCGAGACAG TGCCCCCGGACTTCGCCCAGAGGCTGCAGAGCTACACGGCCGCTGGCTACCGCGTGGTGGCCCTCGCCAGCAAGCCGCTGCCCGTGGCACCCAGCCTGGAGGCCGCTCAGCAGCTGACGAG GGACACCTTGGAGCAGGAGCTGAGCCTCCTGGGGCTGCTGGTCCTGAGGAACCTGCTGAAGCCGCAGACCACAGCGGTCATCCAGGCTCTGCGGAGGACCCGCATCCGTACCGTCATGGTGACAG GGGACAACCTGCAGACAGCAGTCACGGTGGCCCAGGGCTGCGGCATGGTGGGCCCCCAGGAGCAGCTGGTCATCATCCACGCCACCCCCCCTGAGCGAGGCCAGCCTGCCTCCCTCGAGCTCCTGCCGTTGGAACCCTCCGCAGCTGTGAACGGGGCTAAG GATCCTGATCAGGCCGCCAGCTACGCCGTGGAGCCGGACCCCCGGTCCAGCCACCTGGCCCTCAGCGGGTCCACCTTCGGTGTCCTCATGAAGCACTTCCCCAAGCTGCTGCCCAAG GTCCTGGTCCAGGGCACGGTCTTCGCCCGCATGGCTCCCGAGCAGAAGACGGAGCTGGTGTGTGAGCTCCAGAAACTCCA GTACTGCGTGGGCATGTGCGGGGACGGGGCCAACGACTGCGGGGCCCTGAAGGCGGCAGATGTGGGCATCTCGCTGTCCCAGGCCGAGGCCTCGGTAGTCTCACCCTTCACCTCAAGCATGGCCAGCATCGAGTGTGTGCCCATGGTCATCAG GGAAGGCCGGTGTTCCCTCGACACCTCGTTCAGCGTCTTCAAGTACATGGCTCTGTACAGCCTGACCCAGTTCATCTCCGTCCTGATCCTCTACACG ATCAACACCAACCTGGGGGACGTGCAGTTCCTGGCCATCGACCTGGTCATCACCACCACGGTGGCCGTGCTCATGAGCCGCACGGGGCCGGCGCTGGCGCTGGGGCCGGCGCGGCCCCCGGGGGCCCTGCTCAGCATCCCTGTGCTAAGCAGCCTGCTGCTGCAGGTGGCCCTGGTGGCCGGCGTGCAGCTGGGGGGCTACTTCCTGACCGTGGCCCAACCCTG GTTTGTGCCTCTGAACCAGACCGTGCCCGCGCCAGACAACCTGCCCAACTACGAGAACACAGTGGTCTTCTCTCTGTCCAGCTTCCAGTACCTCATCCTGGCTGCAGCCGTGTCCAAGGGGGCGCCCTTCCGCCGGCCGCTCTACACCAACG TGCCCTTCCTGGTGGCCCTGGCGCTCTTGGCCTCCATCCTGGTGGGCCTCCTCCTGGTCCCTGGCCTCCTGCAAGGTCCCCTGGCGCTGAGGAACATCACCGACACCTGCTtcaagctgctgctgctgggcctGGTGGCCTTCAACTTCGTGGGGGCCTTCATGCTGGAG AGCGTGCTGGACCAGTGCCTCCCCGCCTGCCTGCGGCGGCTCCGGCCCAAAAGGGTCTCGAAGAAGCGTTTCAAGCAGCTGGAGCGGGAGCTGGCCGAGCAGCCCTGGCCGCCGCCTGCCGGGCCCGTGAGGTAG
- the ATP13A2 gene encoding polyamine-transporting ATPase 13A2 isoform X4, protein MSADSSPLVGSTPTGYGTLTIETSVDPLSSSVSSVRLSGYCGSPWRVIGYHIVVWMMAGIPLLLFRWKPVWGVRLRLRPCNLARAETLVIEIRDKEDNSWQLYTVQVQTEAVSEGSLELPAQGPEDGRSQAAVGTVPEGAWKDTAQFCRSEEAHRTLRYYLFQGQRYVWIENQQAFCQVSLLDRGRTCNDVHRSCSGLSLQDQTVRKTIYGPNVISVPVKSYPQLLVDEALNPYYGFQAFSIGLWLADRYYSYALCIFLISTASICLAIYKTRKQSQTLRDMVQLSARVCVCRPGGEKEWVDCSELVPGDCLVLPQEGGLVPCDAALVAGECVVNESALTGESVPVLKTALPEGPVPYCPETHRRHTLFCGTLVLQARAFVGPHVLAVVTRTGFCTAKGGLVSSILHPRPINFKFYKHSMKFVAALSVLALLGTIYSIFILHRNRMPLNEIVIRALDLVTVVVPPALPAAMTVCTLYAQGRLRSQGIFCIHPLRINLGGKLQLVCFDKTGTLTEDGLDVMGVVPLKGQAFLPLVPEPRRLPMGPLLRALATCHALSRLQDTPVGDPMDLKMVESTGWVLEEGPAADSAFGTQVLAVMRPPRQEPQLQGLEEPPVPVSILSRFPFSSALQRMNVVVAWPGAAQPEAYVKGSPELVAGLCKPETVPPDFAQRLQSYTAAGYRVVALASKPLPVAPSLEAAQQLTRDTLEQELSLLGLLVLRNLLKPQTTAVIQALRRTRIRTVMVTGDNLQTAVTVAQGCGMVGPQEQLVIIHATPPERGQPASLELLPLEPSAAVNGAKDPDQAASYAVEPDPRSSHLALSGSTFGVLMKHFPKLLPKVLVQGTVFARMAPEQKTELVCELQKLQYCVGMCGDGANDCGALKAADVGISLSQAEASVVSPFTSSMASIECVPMVIREGRCSLDTSFSVFKYMALYSLTQFISVLILYTVALVAGVQLGGYFLTVAQPWFVPLNQTVPAPDNLPNYENTVVFSLSSFQYLILAAAVSKGAPFRRPLYTNVPFLVALALLASILVGLLLVPGLLQGPLALRNITDTCFKLLLLGLVAFNFVGAFMLESVLDQCLPACLRRLRPKRVSKKRFKQLERELAEQPWPPPAGPVR, encoded by the exons ATGAGCGCAG ACAGCAGCCCTCTCGTGGGCAGCACGCCCACCGGCTATGGGACCCTGACGATAGAGACATCTGTAGATCCCCTCAGCTCCTCAGTTTCATCCGTG aggCTCAGCGGCTACTGTGGCAGTCCATGGAGGGTCATAGGCTATCACATCGTCGTCTGGATGATGGCGGGGATCCCTTTGCTGCTCTTCCGCTGGAAGCCGGTGTGGGGGGTGCGGCTGCGGCTCCGGCCTTGCAACCTGGCCCGCGCAGAAACACTCGTCATCGAAATAAGAGACAAAGAG GATAATTCGTGGCAGCTGTACACTGTGCAGGTGCAGACTGAGGCCGTCAGCGAGGGCAG CCTGGAGCTGCCTGCACAGGGCCCGGAGGACGGCCGGAGCCAGGCAGCGGTGGGAACAGTACCAGAGGGCGCGTGGAAGGACACCGCCCAGTTCTGCAGGAGTGAAGAGGCA cACCGGACGCTGCGGTACTACCTCTTCCAAGGGCAGCGCTACGTCTGGATCGAGAACCAGCAGGCCTTCTGCCAAGTCAG cctgctGGACCGCGGCCGCACCTGCAACGATGTGCACCGCTCCTGCTCTGGCCTCAGCCTCCAGGACCAAACCGTGAG GAAGACCATATATGGCCCCAACGTGATCAGTGTGCCGGTCAAGTCCTATCCCCAGCTGCTGGTGGACGAG gcactgAACCCCTACTATGGGTTCCAGGCCTTCAGCATTGGGCTGTGGCTGGCCGACCGCTACTACTCGTACGCCCTGTGCATCTTCCTCATCTCCACCGCGTCCATCTGCCTGGCGATCTACAAGACCAGAaag CAAAGCCAGACTCTGAGGGATATGGTGCAGCTGTCGGCGCGGGTGTGTGTGTGCCGGCCCGGGGGAG AGAAGGAATGGGTGGACTGCAGCGAGCTGGTGCCCGGAGACTGCCTGGTGCTGCCCCAGGAAGGCGGGCTGGTGCCCTGTGACGCGGCCCTGGTGGCCGGCGAGTGCGTGGTCAACGAGAGCGCTCTGACAG GGGAGAGTGTCCCAGTACTAAAGACAGCCCTGCCGGAGGGACCCGTGCCCTACTGCCCGGAGACCCACCGGCGGCACACACTCTTCTGTGGGACCCTCGTCCTGCAGGCACGGGCGTTCGTCGGACCCCACGTCCTGGCAGTGGTGACTCGAACAG ggttctgcacagcaaaaggagGTCTGGTGAGCTCCATCTTGCACCCCCGGCCCATCAACTTCAAGTTCTACAAACACAGCATGAAGTTCGTGGCTGCCCTCTCAGTCCTGG CTCTCCTCGGCACCATCTACAGCATCTTCATCCTCCACCGCAACCGG ATGCCGCTGAATGAGATCGTGATCCGGGCTCTGGACCTGGTGACGGTGGTGGTGCCCCCCGCCCTGCCGGCCGCCATGACCGTGTGCACACTCTACGCCCAGGGCCGGCTCCGGAGTCAGGGCATCTTCTGTATCCACCCGCTGCGCATCAACCTGGGGGGCAAGCTCCAGCTGGTGTGTTTTGACAAG ACGGGCACCCTCACGGAGGACGGCTTGGATGTGATGGGTGTGGTGCCCCTGAAAGGGCAGGCGTTCCTGCCTCTGGTGCCAGAGCCCCGCCGCCTGCCCATGGGGCCCCTGCTCCGAGCGCTGGCCACCTGCCATGCCCTCAGCCGGCTCCAGGACACCCCCGTAGGAGACCCCATGGACCTCAAGATGGTGGAATCGACTGGCTGG GTCCTAGAGGAGGGGCCGGCTGCTGACTCGGCCTTTGGGACGCAGGTCTTGGCAGTGATGAGACCCCCACGCCAGGAGCCCCAACTGCAGGGCCTG GAGGAGCCCCCAGTGCCCGTCAGCATCCTCAGCCGCTTCCCCTTCTCGTCAGCCCTGCAGCGCATGAACGTGGTGGTGGCGTGGCCAGGGGCCGCGCAGCCTGAGGCCTACGTCAAGGGCTCCCCTGAGCTGGTGGCAGGCCTCTGCAAGCCCGAGACAG TGCCCCCGGACTTCGCCCAGAGGCTGCAGAGCTACACGGCCGCTGGCTACCGCGTGGTGGCCCTCGCCAGCAAGCCGCTGCCCGTGGCACCCAGCCTGGAGGCCGCTCAGCAGCTGACGAG GGACACCTTGGAGCAGGAGCTGAGCCTCCTGGGGCTGCTGGTCCTGAGGAACCTGCTGAAGCCGCAGACCACAGCGGTCATCCAGGCTCTGCGGAGGACCCGCATCCGTACCGTCATGGTGACAG GGGACAACCTGCAGACAGCAGTCACGGTGGCCCAGGGCTGCGGCATGGTGGGCCCCCAGGAGCAGCTGGTCATCATCCACGCCACCCCCCCTGAGCGAGGCCAGCCTGCCTCCCTCGAGCTCCTGCCGTTGGAACCCTCCGCAGCTGTGAACGGGGCTAAG GATCCTGATCAGGCCGCCAGCTACGCCGTGGAGCCGGACCCCCGGTCCAGCCACCTGGCCCTCAGCGGGTCCACCTTCGGTGTCCTCATGAAGCACTTCCCCAAGCTGCTGCCCAAG GTCCTGGTCCAGGGCACGGTCTTCGCCCGCATGGCTCCCGAGCAGAAGACGGAGCTGGTGTGTGAGCTCCAGAAACTCCA GTACTGCGTGGGCATGTGCGGGGACGGGGCCAACGACTGCGGGGCCCTGAAGGCGGCAGATGTGGGCATCTCGCTGTCCCAGGCCGAGGCCTCGGTAGTCTCACCCTTCACCTCAAGCATGGCCAGCATCGAGTGTGTGCCCATGGTCATCAG GGAAGGCCGGTGTTCCCTCGACACCTCGTTCAGCGTCTTCAAGTACATGGCTCTGTACAGCCTGACCCAGTTCATCTCCGTCCTGATCCTCTACACG GTGGCCCTGGTGGCCGGCGTGCAGCTGGGGGGCTACTTCCTGACCGTGGCCCAACCCTG GTTTGTGCCTCTGAACCAGACCGTGCCCGCGCCAGACAACCTGCCCAACTACGAGAACACAGTGGTCTTCTCTCTGTCCAGCTTCCAGTACCTCATCCTGGCTGCAGCCGTGTCCAAGGGGGCGCCCTTCCGCCGGCCGCTCTACACCAACG TGCCCTTCCTGGTGGCCCTGGCGCTCTTGGCCTCCATCCTGGTGGGCCTCCTCCTGGTCCCTGGCCTCCTGCAAGGTCCCCTGGCGCTGAGGAACATCACCGACACCTGCTtcaagctgctgctgctgggcctGGTGGCCTTCAACTTCGTGGGGGCCTTCATGCTGGAG AGCGTGCTGGACCAGTGCCTCCCCGCCTGCCTGCGGCGGCTCCGGCCCAAAAGGGTCTCGAAGAAGCGTTTCAAGCAGCTGGAGCGGGAGCTGGCCGAGCAGCCCTGGCCGCCGCCTGCCGGGCCCGTGAGGTAG
- the ATP13A2 gene encoding polyamine-transporting ATPase 13A2 isoform X1, producing MSADSSPLVGSTPTGYGTLTIETSVDPLSSSVSSVRLSGYCGSPWRVIGYHIVVWMMAGIPLLLFRWKPVWGVRLRLRPCNLARAETLVIEIRDKEDNSWQLYTVQVQTEAVSEGSLELPAQGPEDGRSQAAVGTVPEGAWKDTAQFCRSEEAHRTLRYYLFQGQRYVWIENQQAFCQVSLLDRGRTCNDVHRSCSGLSLQDQTVRKTIYGPNVISVPVKSYPQLLVDEALNPYYGFQAFSIGLWLADRYYSYALCIFLISTASICLAIYKTRKQSQTLRDMVQLSARVCVCRPGGEKEWVDCSELVPGDCLVLPQEGGLVPCDAALVAGECVVNESALTGESVPVLKTALPEGPVPYCPETHRRHTLFCGTLVLQARAFVGPHVLAVVTRTGFCTAKGGLVSSILHPRPINFKFYKHSMKFVAALSVLALLGTIYSIFILHRNRMPLNEIVIRALDLVTVVVPPALPAAMTVCTLYAQGRLRSQGIFCIHPLRINLGGKLQLVCFDKTGTLTEDGLDVMGVVPLKGQAFLPLVPEPRRLPMGPLLRALATCHALSRLQDTPVGDPMDLKMVESTGWVLEEGPAADSAFGTQVLAVMRPPRQEPQLQGLEEPPVPVSILSRFPFSSALQRMNVVVAWPGAAQPEAYVKGSPELVAGLCKPETVPPDFAQRLQSYTAAGYRVVALASKPLPVAPSLEAAQQLTRDTLEQELSLLGLLVLRNLLKPQTTAVIQALRRTRIRTVMVTGDNLQTAVTVAQGCGMVGPQEQLVIIHATPPERGQPASLELLPLEPSAAVNGAKDPDQAASYAVEPDPRSSHLALSGSTFGVLMKHFPKLLPKVLVQGTVFARMAPEQKTELVCELQKLQYCVGMCGDGANDCGALKAADVGISLSQAEASVVSPFTSSMASIECVPMVIREGRCSLDTSFSVFKYMALYSLTQFISVLILYTINTNLGDVQFLAIDLVITTTVAVLMSRTGPALALGPARPPGALLSIPVLSSLLLQVALVAGVQLGGYFLTVAQPWFVPLNQTVPAPDNLPNYENTVVFSLSSFQYLILAAAVSKGAPFRRPLYTNVPFLVALALLASILVGLLLVPGLLQGPLALRNITDTCFKLLLLGLVAFNFVGAFMLESVLDQCLPACLRRLRPKRVSKKRFKQLERELAEQPWPPPAGPVR from the exons ATGAGCGCAG ACAGCAGCCCTCTCGTGGGCAGCACGCCCACCGGCTATGGGACCCTGACGATAGAGACATCTGTAGATCCCCTCAGCTCCTCAGTTTCATCCGTG aggCTCAGCGGCTACTGTGGCAGTCCATGGAGGGTCATAGGCTATCACATCGTCGTCTGGATGATGGCGGGGATCCCTTTGCTGCTCTTCCGCTGGAAGCCGGTGTGGGGGGTGCGGCTGCGGCTCCGGCCTTGCAACCTGGCCCGCGCAGAAACACTCGTCATCGAAATAAGAGACAAAGAG GATAATTCGTGGCAGCTGTACACTGTGCAGGTGCAGACTGAGGCCGTCAGCGAGGGCAG CCTGGAGCTGCCTGCACAGGGCCCGGAGGACGGCCGGAGCCAGGCAGCGGTGGGAACAGTACCAGAGGGCGCGTGGAAGGACACCGCCCAGTTCTGCAGGAGTGAAGAGGCA cACCGGACGCTGCGGTACTACCTCTTCCAAGGGCAGCGCTACGTCTGGATCGAGAACCAGCAGGCCTTCTGCCAAGTCAG cctgctGGACCGCGGCCGCACCTGCAACGATGTGCACCGCTCCTGCTCTGGCCTCAGCCTCCAGGACCAAACCGTGAG GAAGACCATATATGGCCCCAACGTGATCAGTGTGCCGGTCAAGTCCTATCCCCAGCTGCTGGTGGACGAG gcactgAACCCCTACTATGGGTTCCAGGCCTTCAGCATTGGGCTGTGGCTGGCCGACCGCTACTACTCGTACGCCCTGTGCATCTTCCTCATCTCCACCGCGTCCATCTGCCTGGCGATCTACAAGACCAGAaag CAAAGCCAGACTCTGAGGGATATGGTGCAGCTGTCGGCGCGGGTGTGTGTGTGCCGGCCCGGGGGAG AGAAGGAATGGGTGGACTGCAGCGAGCTGGTGCCCGGAGACTGCCTGGTGCTGCCCCAGGAAGGCGGGCTGGTGCCCTGTGACGCGGCCCTGGTGGCCGGCGAGTGCGTGGTCAACGAGAGCGCTCTGACAG GGGAGAGTGTCCCAGTACTAAAGACAGCCCTGCCGGAGGGACCCGTGCCCTACTGCCCGGAGACCCACCGGCGGCACACACTCTTCTGTGGGACCCTCGTCCTGCAGGCACGGGCGTTCGTCGGACCCCACGTCCTGGCAGTGGTGACTCGAACAG ggttctgcacagcaaaaggagGTCTGGTGAGCTCCATCTTGCACCCCCGGCCCATCAACTTCAAGTTCTACAAACACAGCATGAAGTTCGTGGCTGCCCTCTCAGTCCTGG CTCTCCTCGGCACCATCTACAGCATCTTCATCCTCCACCGCAACCGG ATGCCGCTGAATGAGATCGTGATCCGGGCTCTGGACCTGGTGACGGTGGTGGTGCCCCCCGCCCTGCCGGCCGCCATGACCGTGTGCACACTCTACGCCCAGGGCCGGCTCCGGAGTCAGGGCATCTTCTGTATCCACCCGCTGCGCATCAACCTGGGGGGCAAGCTCCAGCTGGTGTGTTTTGACAAG ACGGGCACCCTCACGGAGGACGGCTTGGATGTGATGGGTGTGGTGCCCCTGAAAGGGCAGGCGTTCCTGCCTCTGGTGCCAGAGCCCCGCCGCCTGCCCATGGGGCCCCTGCTCCGAGCGCTGGCCACCTGCCATGCCCTCAGCCGGCTCCAGGACACCCCCGTAGGAGACCCCATGGACCTCAAGATGGTGGAATCGACTGGCTGG GTCCTAGAGGAGGGGCCGGCTGCTGACTCGGCCTTTGGGACGCAGGTCTTGGCAGTGATGAGACCCCCACGCCAGGAGCCCCAACTGCAGGGCCTG GAGGAGCCCCCAGTGCCCGTCAGCATCCTCAGCCGCTTCCCCTTCTCGTCAGCCCTGCAGCGCATGAACGTGGTGGTGGCGTGGCCAGGGGCCGCGCAGCCTGAGGCCTACGTCAAGGGCTCCCCTGAGCTGGTGGCAGGCCTCTGCAAGCCCGAGACAG TGCCCCCGGACTTCGCCCAGAGGCTGCAGAGCTACACGGCCGCTGGCTACCGCGTGGTGGCCCTCGCCAGCAAGCCGCTGCCCGTGGCACCCAGCCTGGAGGCCGCTCAGCAGCTGACGAG GGACACCTTGGAGCAGGAGCTGAGCCTCCTGGGGCTGCTGGTCCTGAGGAACCTGCTGAAGCCGCAGACCACAGCGGTCATCCAGGCTCTGCGGAGGACCCGCATCCGTACCGTCATGGTGACAG GGGACAACCTGCAGACAGCAGTCACGGTGGCCCAGGGCTGCGGCATGGTGGGCCCCCAGGAGCAGCTGGTCATCATCCACGCCACCCCCCCTGAGCGAGGCCAGCCTGCCTCCCTCGAGCTCCTGCCGTTGGAACCCTCCGCAGCTGTGAACGGGGCTAAG GATCCTGATCAGGCCGCCAGCTACGCCGTGGAGCCGGACCCCCGGTCCAGCCACCTGGCCCTCAGCGGGTCCACCTTCGGTGTCCTCATGAAGCACTTCCCCAAGCTGCTGCCCAAG GTCCTGGTCCAGGGCACGGTCTTCGCCCGCATGGCTCCCGAGCAGAAGACGGAGCTGGTGTGTGAGCTCCAGAAACTCCA GTACTGCGTGGGCATGTGCGGGGACGGGGCCAACGACTGCGGGGCCCTGAAGGCGGCAGATGTGGGCATCTCGCTGTCCCAGGCCGAGGCCTCGGTAGTCTCACCCTTCACCTCAAGCATGGCCAGCATCGAGTGTGTGCCCATGGTCATCAG GGAAGGCCGGTGTTCCCTCGACACCTCGTTCAGCGTCTTCAAGTACATGGCTCTGTACAGCCTGACCCAGTTCATCTCCGTCCTGATCCTCTACACG ATCAACACCAACCTGGGGGACGTGCAGTTCCTGGCCATCGACCTGGTCATCACCACCACGGTGGCCGTGCTCATGAGCCGCACGGGGCCGGCGCTGGCGCTGGGGCCGGCGCGGCCCCCGGGGGCCCTGCTCAGCATCCCTGTGCTAAGCAGCCTGCTGCTGCAGGTGGCCCTGGTGGCCGGCGTGCAGCTGGGGGGCTACTTCCTGACCGTGGCCCAACCCTG GTTTGTGCCTCTGAACCAGACCGTGCCCGCGCCAGACAACCTGCCCAACTACGAGAACACAGTGGTCTTCTCTCTGTCCAGCTTCCAGTACCTCATCCTGGCTGCAGCCGTGTCCAAGGGGGCGCCCTTCCGCCGGCCGCTCTACACCAACG TGCCCTTCCTGGTGGCCCTGGCGCTCTTGGCCTCCATCCTGGTGGGCCTCCTCCTGGTCCCTGGCCTCCTGCAAGGTCCCCTGGCGCTGAGGAACATCACCGACACCTGCTtcaagctgctgctgctgggcctGGTGGCCTTCAACTTCGTGGGGGCCTTCATGCTGGAG AGCGTGCTGGACCAGTGCCTCCCCGCCTGCCTGCGGCGGCTCCGGCCCAAAAGGGTCTCGAAGAAGCGTTTCAAGCAGCTGGAGCGGGAGCTGGCCGAGCAGCCCTGGCCGCCGCCTGCCGGGCCCGTGAGGTAG